ACCGCTACATTGCGGGGCTGGCCCGGGGGCGGCGCACGCTGACCGGCTCGATTTTGGGCGAGTTGAACGCTACCACGCTGAGCGAAATCACAAACCAGGAAGCGGTAACGGAGCGACTGCTCCGGCTGGCGCTGGGCAATAACGTGATCATCAGCGGCGCGGACAAGTATTATTTGTATATTGATATTCCGTGCGTGCTGATGACAAACGTGATCGAGGAAGACGCAGAGATGAGCGTAGTAAGGTTTGATATTGCCGCAATTTACGACTCGACCAACGGGTTTATGTTTGAGTTTACGATGCAAAATAACAGGGCAAGCTAATGTGGGAAAAGCGGATAGTTCCAGTTAAATTTAACGAGTTAGAGGTTGAATTATGGATCAACCCACCGCGGGGCGATTATGAGGATTGCCCATCAGATACTAAATTGGTGGAACTTTGTTTAGTCTCCTGGAACTTGGGAGGGAAAGCCTATCAAGATTATACCTTCCCTAAAAGCCCAAACAGCGAAGCGATTAGAAAATTGCCGTTTGACATAGTTACCCTTTTGGCTTTTGAGATTGCAAAAGCCATAAAAAGCAATATCCCAAAGCTGAAAGGCACCGCATCATAGCGTATTATGAGGCGGTGCGAAAAAGAGAAAAACCAACCTTTACGTCTATAGACCACCAAACTATGATTTTTTGCGAGATTTTTGGCTGGACATACGAACAATACCGCAATACACCGGCGGACGTGATTAGTCGCTGGATGGCATATAAGTCTATAGAAGCAACTGTAAAAAATGCCTAACGAAACTATCCTCAGAATTGTAATAGACGCCAAAGACACCACCAAAAAAACCTTTGATGGATTAGGGAAATCCATGAGTAATCTGGATGGTGTGGCCAGTACCCTGGCGACTGGCGGCTTAACCCTTGTGACCGGAGCGTTAGCCCTAATAGGCACTACTGCTACTATTGCCGCCAAAGAAACCTTGAGCTTTACGGACGATCTAAATGGCGTATTAAAGGACGTAGAGAGACAAACCGGACATACGTCTGAGGAGATGGATGATTTTAAATCATCTTTGACCAATGTTTATACCGACGCAAGAGTGGTTAATGTTGCTTTAGAAGATTTGGCTGACGCGCAAATTATCGTCCAACGCACCACCGGAGAAACCGGGGCCGAATTAGAGAATTTAACAGCGCAAGCCGTGGCCATGGGGGACGTATTTGAAATAGACGTGGCCGAATCAATGCGCACAGTAGATGCATTGCTAAAAAACAATATAGCCCAAAGCGGGCAAGAGGCGCTTGATATTATTACAGCGGGCTTGCAAAACAACCTCAATGTGGCCGATGATTTTCTTGATACATTGACAGAATACTCACAAGATTTTAACGAACTGGGTTTGACCGGAGAACAAGCCCTAAACCTGTTAAATAGCGGCTTAGAGGCGGGCATTTTTAATACCGACAAAATAGGAGACGCGACGCAGGAATTTTTAACCAGCCTAAAGGACACGGCCGTTGTTGATAAACTGAGAGAGATCAACCCCGCCCTGGCCGACATAGCGGTTAGTTTTAATGACGGCAAAATTACCGGGGTAGAAGCGTTGCAGCAAATTCAAGCTGAAATAGGAAGCATGGATGACAGCTTGCTGCGGAACGAAGCGGGGCGGACGTTGTTTGTATCATTTTGGGACGACTTGGGGCAAGAGGCGCTATTGGCGCTCGATCCGATAAATAACAAATTAGGAGACATCAACGGCTCTACCGCACAGGCCACGCAAGAAAATATGAACTGGAAAGATGCCCTAACTCAGCTAGGAAGAGAATTTGTTGTAGCAATGGAACCTGCGGCCCAAGAAATATTACCCTTACTTTATGATGGTATAAAGTTGGCCGGTGGTTTTATGAGGGAGGCGCAACCAGTTTTTGCCCAATTTGGCGTGGATATGAGAGATACGATTGGCCCGGCTATGGCTGTAGTAAATGATTCTTTGGTCAGGATTGCGCAGGCATTAGGGATAGCAACCGAGGATACAACCGGCATGGATATTGCGATTGCGGCGCTCAAAGCTACCCTTGACCTAATCGTGGCCACCATTCAGCTTGTGGCTATTGGATTCCATAATACGGCAGAAGCGGCGGAATATTTGCGCGAGCAATTGGACGCCATAGCAAATTTTGACTTTGGATCATTGTCATCTATACAACAGGCGGCTCAAGGATTGGCGAATTTGACTCCGGCCGGAATGGTATCTAACGCCGGTTTTGGTTTTTTGGGATTTGCTGACGGCGGCGTTGTGCCTGGCCCTATAGGATCGCCAATGATGGCCATGGTGCATGGAGGAGAAGTCATTTCCCCGCCAGGACAAAGCGGCGGGCCGATGTTCAACATCTCTATATTTGCCAACGATGAAGAGGGCGGGCGGCGAGCCGGGCGAGGGTTTGTGGACGAGCTGCGGAGCCGGGGCGTGATGGTGGCGGCGTGAAGATAAAGAGTTTTGACGGCCTGGCCCTGAGTCAATACGAGATTGAAGACGATATCCCGTTAGATTTCAGAAGCAACCTGGTGAAACTGCCCCTGGCCGGGGCGTTTGACGCGGACGGAAGCGAGCAATACCGGGAACCGCTGGTTATTACCCGCTCGTTTGAGATTGTGGAGAGCGCCTACACAACGGTGGATGATACTCTGGACAGTTTGCGAGCAAAAGCCAATAAAGGACTGGGTTGGCTGATCATAGAAATGCGCGACGATGACGAGCGCGGCACCTGGGCCAAATTAAAGCGCGTGCAGGCGCCATATAAGCCGGATTATTTACAACACCTGCCGGTAAAGCTGACATTCGAGGTGAGCTGGCCATGGTTTGAAGACGCTGACGATATTGGATATTTAGACGACGGCGGCTTGCTAGATGACGGCGGTATATTTGACGAGAATTACACCAGCCAGGTGGGGGCGGGGGATTTTTCTATAAATAACACCGGGGGGGACCGGATCACGCGGGGGTTGATTGTGGTGAAGGGCAGCAGCACTGATCCGAAGGTAGAAAACACAACTACCGGGGAGTGGGTGCAGTACACGGGCACAATCGCGGCTGGGTCG
This genomic interval from Anaerolineae bacterium contains the following:
- a CDS encoding phage tail tape measure protein, which produces MPNETILRIVIDAKDTTKKTFDGLGKSMSNLDGVASTLATGGLTLVTGALALIGTTATIAAKETLSFTDDLNGVLKDVERQTGHTSEEMDDFKSSLTNVYTDARVVNVALEDLADAQIIVQRTTGETGAELENLTAQAVAMGDVFEIDVAESMRTVDALLKNNIAQSGQEALDIITAGLQNNLNVADDFLDTLTEYSQDFNELGLTGEQALNLLNSGLEAGIFNTDKIGDATQEFLTSLKDTAVVDKLREINPALADIAVSFNDGKITGVEALQQIQAEIGSMDDSLLRNEAGRTLFVSFWDDLGQEALLALDPINNKLGDINGSTAQATQENMNWKDALTQLGREFVVAMEPAAQEILPLLYDGIKLAGGFMREAQPVFAQFGVDMRDTIGPAMAVVNDSLVRIAQALGIATEDTTGMDIAIAALKATLDLIVATIQLVAIGFHNTAEAAEYLREQLDAIANFDFGSLSSIQQAAQGLANLTPAGMVSNAGFGFLGFADGGVVPGPIGSPMMAMVHGGEVISPPGQSGGPMFNISIFANDEEGGRRAGRGFVDELRSRGVMVAA